One Corythoichthys intestinalis isolate RoL2023-P3 chromosome 9, ASM3026506v1, whole genome shotgun sequence DNA window includes the following coding sequences:
- the ip6k1 gene encoding inositol hexakisphosphate kinase 1 gives MCLPHTNSMDNKLQGAGPAGGASLRSRGGGVALEPFMHQVGGHTSMMRYDDHTVCKPLISREQRFYESLPPEMKEFTPEYKGVVLVCFEGDSDGYINLVAYPYGESHNASEAGTGEHEDREPVEREQPRRKHSRRSLHRSSSSSEHKEERAERRDANDADCSDNNLAELKSPRSEQKIHMDLPFQMLDWNSELSTEKISHNPWSLRCHKQQLSRMRSESKDRKLFKFLLLENVVHHFSYPCILDLKMGTRQHGDDASEEKAARQMKKCEQSTSATLGVRLCGMQVYQLNTGHYLCRNKYYGRGLSAEGFGQALQQYMHNGWGLRRDLFEPILHKLHSLKTVLERQASYRFYSSSLLIIYEGKKSEAFAGLVSKQKTPEEAHCCLPEPLAAPPPTLAGHTPHVEDPLPHPDSSSASTPIPTPRTAPSPQQQEHPPLVDVRMIDFAHSTFKGFRGDTAVHDGPDRGYVLGLESLIRILEGLRAESLL, from the exons ATGTGCCTCCCGCACACCAACAGCATGGACAACAAGCTGCAGGGGGCGGGGCCAGCGGGCGGCGCGTCACTTCGATCCCGAGGAGGCGGCGTTGCACTTGAACCCTTTATGCATCAG gtgggcGGTCACACCAGCATGATGCGCTACGACGACCACACGGTGTGCAAGCCTCTGATCAGCAGAGAGCAGCGCTTCTATGAATCTCTGCCTCCTGAGATGAAAGAGTTCACCCCTGAGTACAAAG GTGTGGTGTTGGTGTGCTTCGAGGGTGACTCTGACGGCTACATTAACTTGGTAGCCTACCCTTACGGGGAGAGCCACAACGCGAGCGAGGCGGGGACCGGCGAGCACGAGGATCGCGAGCCGGTCGAGCGCGAGCAGCCACGGCGAAAGCACTCCCGCCGTAGCCTCCACCGCTCATCCTCATCCTCGGAACACAAGGAGGAGCGCGCTGAGCGTCGTGACGCAAACGATGCCGACTGCTCCGATAA TAACTTGGCTGAGCTGAAGAGTCCCAGGTCAGAGCAGAAGATCCACATGGACCTGCCCTTCCAAATGCTGGACTGGAACAGCGAACTGAGCACGGAGAAGATCAGCCACAACCCCTGGAGCCTCCGGTGCCATAAACAGCAGCTCAGCCGCATGCGATCAGAGTCAAAGGATCGCAAACTCTTCA AGTTCCTCTTGCTGGAAAATGTGGTCCACCACTTTTCATACCCGTGTATCCTGGACCTAAAGATGGGCACACGGCAGCACGGTGACGACGCCTCTGAGGAGAAGGCGGCCAGGCAGATGAAGAAATGTGAGCAGAGCACCTCTGCgacgctgggggtgcgactgtgCGGCATGCAG GTGTACCAGCTGAACACGGGCCACTACCTCTGTAGGAACAAGTACTACGGGCGCGGCCTGTCCGCCGAGGGTTTCGGCCAGGCTCTGCAGCAGTACATGCACAATGGGTGGGGCCTGAGGCGGGACCTCTTTGAGCCCATCCTCCATAAGCTGCACAGCCTGAAAACGGTGTTGGAACGACAGGCGTCATACCGCTTCTACTCATCCTCACTCCTTATAATCTATGAGGGAAAG AAATCTGAAGCTTTCGCTGGTTTGGTCAGCAAGCAGAAGACTCCCGAGGAAGCCCACTGCTGTCTTCCTGAGCCCCTCGCAGCCCCGCCCCCCACTCTGGCTGGCCACACACCGCACGTCGAGGACCCTCTGCCCCATCCGGATTCCTCCTCCGCCTCGACCCCCATCCCAACACCCCGTACGGCCCCTTCCCCCCAGCAGCAGGAGCATCCCCCCCTGGTGGACGTTCGCATGATCGACTTCGCCCACTCCACTTTCAAGGGTTTCCGTGGGGACACGGCGGTCCACGATGGGCCCGACCGGGGCTACGTTTTGGGCCTGGAGAGCCTTATCCGCATCCTGGAGGGTCTGCGGGCTGAAAGCCTGCTGTGA
- the LOC130921343 gene encoding dynein axonemal heavy chain 12-like isoform X1, translated as MKDEEDDEDAAMQYSIQQSLLDTTKHRSEDADHVSIFTAIRQGHLKLVKDLSIKCKEVFLQTDSRGWTALHEASAQSNPTILELTYAASGDDAVERRTARGETPLFLAVERDLTDNVNFLLGRGAKPDAQNQEHDSPLHVAVRLGSPKLVRLLLRRGAAADQAGLHERRPLHEASRLGSAELAGLLLEAGATIDARSRFGLTPLALASQAGHLDVVELLLRKGADVHSQAKDEASVLYESCAGGDASVTALLLEYGADANVAKQSGHLPIHRAAHRGHLEILMLLIPLTSMEDVYNSGMSPLHCAAAGGHAHCIKALLGAGFDPNYMLHPCVRRGYDDERKSALFFAVSNNDIPSVRLLLEAGAMTNQDPVKCLQVALRLGNYELINILLRYGANVNFYSRINTTHFPSALQYALNDEVVMRMLCNYGYHVERCFDCPYGNGSHVPEDYEGWSNTVIKDTMFCEVITVSWLKHLSGHVVRVLLDYVDHVSLCSKLKAAVMEHQQWSDICRLQENARCLQHLCRLRIRSCLGRLRLRSPVFMSFLPLPPPLKDYIRYREYDLRGKLNNEHT; from the exons AG GACACTTAAAGCTGGTGAAGGATCTGAGCATCAAATGTAAAGAGGTCTTCCTCCAGACGGACAGTAGAGGATGGACGGCCCTCCACGAGGCCTCTGCCCAGAGCAACCCAACCATCCTGGAGCTCACTTACGCAG CGTCCGGCGATGATGCGGTGGAGCGTCGGACAGCGCGAGGCGAGACGCCGCTCTTCCTGGCCGTTGAGCGAGACCTCACAGACAATGTCAACTTTCTACTGGGACGCGGGGCCAAGCCTGACGCACAGAACCAAGAGCATGACTCGCCGCTGCACGTAG CGGTCCGCTTGGGTAGCCCGAAACTGGTTCGGCTCCTGCTCCGAAGAGGCGCGGCAGCAGACCAGGCGGGCCTCCACGAGCGTCGACCACTACATGAGGCCTCGCGGCTGGGCAGCGCGGAGCTTGCCGGCCTGCTACTGGAGGCCGGGGCCACCATCGACGCCCGCAGTCGCTTCGGCCTCACGCCGCTGGCCTTGGCCTCGCAGGCCGGACACTTGGACGTGGTGGAGCTTCTTCTCAGGAAAG GAGCGGATGTGCATTCACAGGCTAAGGATGAGGCATCGGTGCTGTACGAGTCGTGCGCCGGTGGCGACGCATCGGTGACAGCGCTGCTATTGGAGTACGGCGCCGACGCCAACGTGGCCAAGCAGAGCGGGCACCTACCAATCCACCGTGCTGCCCACAGGGGCCACCTGGA AATTCTGATGCTGCTGATTCCGTTAACTTCCATGGAAGACGTGTACAACAGCGGAATGAGTCCGTTGCACTGCGCTGCTGCAGGGGGACACGCACACTGCATCAAG GCTCTTCTGGGCGCGGGTTTCGACCCAAACTACATGCTACATCCGTGCGTGCGTCGCGGCTACGACGATGAGAGGAAATCGGCGCTGTTCTTTGCCGTGTCCAATAACGACATCCCATCAGTGCGCCTGCTTTTGGAAGCAGGCGCCATGACCAACCAGGACCCCGTCAAGTGTCTGCAG GTGGCACTGCGTCTCGGCAACTATGAGTTAATCAACATATTGCTGCGGTACGGTGCCAACGTCAACTTTTATTCCCGCATCAACACCACGCACTTCCCCTCGGCGCTGCAGTATGCACTCAACGACGAG GTGGTTATGAGGATGCTATGTAACTATGGTTACCACGTGGAACGTTGCTTTGACTGTCCCTATGGCAACGGGTCGCATGTTCCTGAGGACTATGAAGGCTGgagcaacactgtcatcaaagaCACTATG TTCTGCGAGGTGATCACGGTGTCGTGGCTCAAGCACCTGTCCGGTCACGTGGTCCGGGTTCTGTTGGACTACGTGGATCATGTAAGCCTGTGCAGTAAACTGAAGGCGGCTGTCATGGAGCATCAGCAGTGGAGTGACATCTGCAGGCTGCAAG AGAATGCCCGCTGCCTGCAGCATCTGTGCCGTCTGCGCATCCGCAGCTGCCTGGGCCGTCTGCGTCTGCGCTCGCCCGTTTTCATGAGCTTCTTGCCTCTGCCGCCGCCGCTGAAGGACTACATTCGGTACCGCGAGTACGATCTGCGTGGCAAACTCAACAATGAGCACACGTGA
- the LOC130921343 gene encoding dynein axonemal heavy chain 12-like isoform X2, translated as MVALPLERSNSTIHPVTTFLPGSFRRKEQGHLKLVKDLSIKCKEVFLQTDSRGWTALHEASAQSNPTILELTYAASGDDAVERRTARGETPLFLAVERDLTDNVNFLLGRGAKPDAQNQEHDSPLHVAVRLGSPKLVRLLLRRGAAADQAGLHERRPLHEASRLGSAELAGLLLEAGATIDARSRFGLTPLALASQAGHLDVVELLLRKGADVHSQAKDEASVLYESCAGGDASVTALLLEYGADANVAKQSGHLPIHRAAHRGHLEILMLLIPLTSMEDVYNSGMSPLHCAAAGGHAHCIKALLGAGFDPNYMLHPCVRRGYDDERKSALFFAVSNNDIPSVRLLLEAGAMTNQDPVKCLQVALRLGNYELINILLRYGANVNFYSRINTTHFPSALQYALNDEVVMRMLCNYGYHVERCFDCPYGNGSHVPEDYEGWSNTVIKDTMFCEVITVSWLKHLSGHVVRVLLDYVDHVSLCSKLKAAVMEHQQWSDICRLQENARCLQHLCRLRIRSCLGRLRLRSPVFMSFLPLPPPLKDYIRYREYDLRGKLNNEHT; from the exons GACACTTAAAGCTGGTGAAGGATCTGAGCATCAAATGTAAAGAGGTCTTCCTCCAGACGGACAGTAGAGGATGGACGGCCCTCCACGAGGCCTCTGCCCAGAGCAACCCAACCATCCTGGAGCTCACTTACGCAG CGTCCGGCGATGATGCGGTGGAGCGTCGGACAGCGCGAGGCGAGACGCCGCTCTTCCTGGCCGTTGAGCGAGACCTCACAGACAATGTCAACTTTCTACTGGGACGCGGGGCCAAGCCTGACGCACAGAACCAAGAGCATGACTCGCCGCTGCACGTAG CGGTCCGCTTGGGTAGCCCGAAACTGGTTCGGCTCCTGCTCCGAAGAGGCGCGGCAGCAGACCAGGCGGGCCTCCACGAGCGTCGACCACTACATGAGGCCTCGCGGCTGGGCAGCGCGGAGCTTGCCGGCCTGCTACTGGAGGCCGGGGCCACCATCGACGCCCGCAGTCGCTTCGGCCTCACGCCGCTGGCCTTGGCCTCGCAGGCCGGACACTTGGACGTGGTGGAGCTTCTTCTCAGGAAAG GAGCGGATGTGCATTCACAGGCTAAGGATGAGGCATCGGTGCTGTACGAGTCGTGCGCCGGTGGCGACGCATCGGTGACAGCGCTGCTATTGGAGTACGGCGCCGACGCCAACGTGGCCAAGCAGAGCGGGCACCTACCAATCCACCGTGCTGCCCACAGGGGCCACCTGGA AATTCTGATGCTGCTGATTCCGTTAACTTCCATGGAAGACGTGTACAACAGCGGAATGAGTCCGTTGCACTGCGCTGCTGCAGGGGGACACGCACACTGCATCAAG GCTCTTCTGGGCGCGGGTTTCGACCCAAACTACATGCTACATCCGTGCGTGCGTCGCGGCTACGACGATGAGAGGAAATCGGCGCTGTTCTTTGCCGTGTCCAATAACGACATCCCATCAGTGCGCCTGCTTTTGGAAGCAGGCGCCATGACCAACCAGGACCCCGTCAAGTGTCTGCAG GTGGCACTGCGTCTCGGCAACTATGAGTTAATCAACATATTGCTGCGGTACGGTGCCAACGTCAACTTTTATTCCCGCATCAACACCACGCACTTCCCCTCGGCGCTGCAGTATGCACTCAACGACGAG GTGGTTATGAGGATGCTATGTAACTATGGTTACCACGTGGAACGTTGCTTTGACTGTCCCTATGGCAACGGGTCGCATGTTCCTGAGGACTATGAAGGCTGgagcaacactgtcatcaaagaCACTATG TTCTGCGAGGTGATCACGGTGTCGTGGCTCAAGCACCTGTCCGGTCACGTGGTCCGGGTTCTGTTGGACTACGTGGATCATGTAAGCCTGTGCAGTAAACTGAAGGCGGCTGTCATGGAGCATCAGCAGTGGAGTGACATCTGCAGGCTGCAAG AGAATGCCCGCTGCCTGCAGCATCTGTGCCGTCTGCGCATCCGCAGCTGCCTGGGCCGTCTGCGTCTGCGCTCGCCCGTTTTCATGAGCTTCTTGCCTCTGCCGCCGCCGCTGAAGGACTACATTCGGTACCGCGAGTACGATCTGCGTGGCAAACTCAACAATGAGCACACGTGA